In one window of Miscanthus floridulus cultivar M001 chromosome 12, ASM1932011v1, whole genome shotgun sequence DNA:
- the LOC136497086 gene encoding acyl transferase 15-like — translation MSSSVTRSLPFLVNPAEATPAGDLHLTAMDRALASLPMAALFVFENPMDQPAESIRRALSRALVPYYPIAGRLTVTGDQLKIACTGEGAAFVGASASYTLQEARLSGPRPVVTVEDLTLTMNYAGQYSSKPPLLLVQVTEFSCGGFVVGVTWNHVVTDGAGMAQFLQAVGEFARGFPSSPSVWPVRVDHALPELPPPITTMTKALVSSKHSDFPSSYITVPRSFIDRVKDEFRRRRSGGGGGLEVAPSSCTAFDVFTAAIWKCRARATIASAASQDSPTALTFTVNVRKPAKAKDGYYGNVFAFGLVASTLREVADGDILDLVRLVKDAKARVPHMFVDGAAYIADAMGGRLKGLDGYDTLYVTSWWNLGLDDVDFGSGGAERVIGNMERKVVPMCILCGRKDDKAKGVAAMALCVRQEHAEAFHAELQSLK, via the coding sequence ATGAGCTCAAGCGTCACCCGGTCGCTGCCTTTTCTCGTCAACCCGGCTGAGGCCACGCCCGCCGGCGATCTCCACCTCACCGCCATGGACAGAGCTCTTGCTTCCCTGCCCATGGCAGCGCTGTTCGTCTTCGAGAACCCCATGGATCAGCCGGCCGAGAGCATCAGGAGAGCTCTGTCCCGTGCGCTTGTTCCCTACTACCCAATCGCCGGCCGCCTCACCGTCACCGGCGACCAGCTGAAAATCGCGTGCACCGGCGAGGGCGCAGCGTTCGTTGGCGCGTCCGCAAGCTACACCCTGCAGGAGGCCAGGCTCTCCGGCCCGCGTCCGGTGGTCACCGTCGAGGACCTCACTCTCACTATGAACTACGCCGGCCAGTACAGCTCGAAACCGCCGTTGCTGCTGGTGCAGGTGACCGAGTTCTCCTGCGGCGGCTTTGTCGTCGGGGTGACGTGGAACCACGTTGTCACAGACGGCGCCGGGATGGCGCAGTTCTTGCAGGCCGTCGGCGAGTTTGCCCGCGGGttcccttcttccccttccgTCTGGCCGGTGAGGGTGGACCACGCCCTCCCTGAACTTCCCCCGCCCATAACCACCATGACCAAGGCACTCGTCAGCAGCAAGCACAGCGACTTCCCGTCCTCCTACATCACTGTTCCCCGGAGCTTCATCGACCGCGTCAAGGACGAGTTCCGTCGTCGTCGCAGCGGCGGTGGGGGCGGACTGGAGGTGGCGCCGTCGTCGTGCACTGCATTCGATGTCTTCACCGCCGCCATATGGAAGTGTCGTGCGCGCGCGACGATCGCCAGCGCCGCCAGCCAGGACTCTCCCACGGCGCTCACCTTCACGGTGAACGTGAGGAAGCCGGCCAAGGCCAAGGACGGCTACTACGGCAACGTTTTCGCCTTCGGTCTTGTTGCCTCGACGCTGCGCGAGGTCGCGGACGGCGACATCCTGGACCTCGTGAGGCTGGTCAAGGACGCTAAGGCACGAGTCCCGCACATGTTCGTTGACGGAGCGGCGTACATCGCGGACGCGATGGGCGGCCGGCTCAAGGGCCTCGACGGGTACGACACCCTGTACGTGACGAGCTGGTGGAATCTCGGCTTGGACGACGTCGActtcggcagcggcggcgctgaGCGCGTCATCGGGAACATGGAGCGCAAGGTGGTGCCGATGTGCATCCTGTGCGGGAGGAAGGACGACAAGGCCAAGGGCGTCGCCGCCATGGCGCTCTGCGTCAGGCAGGAGCACGCGGAGGCCTTCCATGCGGAGCTGCAAAGCCTCAAGTGA